The Sandaracinus amylolyticus genomic interval CGTCGGTGAGCCCGTCGCTCGCGATCACGAACACGTCGCCGACCTCCGCGCGCTCGATGCGCAGGTCGGGACGCGAGTCGCCGGGCACGCCGAGCGCGCGCGTGATCACGTGCTGGAAGCTGCACTGATGGCGCGGCGGCAGCGACATGCGCCCCGCGGCCTCCATCTCCGCGTAGAGCGAGTGATCGCGCGTCATCGCCTCGAAGATCCCGCCGCGCATCCGGTACACGCGGCTGTCGCCGACGTGCGCGATGAGCGCGTGATCCTGCTGGAGCACCACCGACGCGATGGTCGATCCCATCTGCGCGAGGAGGCCGACCTTCTTCCGACAGATCTCGCGGTGCGCGATGCGCAGCGCGAGGTCCATCCGTCCGCGCGCGAGCGCGTGATCGTCGGTCGCGTCCTCGAGCCCGAGCCCGCCGTCGGGCGCCATGCGCGCGAAGTACTTGCGCAACGTGTCGACGGCCGTGCGTGACGCGACCTCGCCGCCCTCGTAGCCGCCCATCCCGTCCGCGACGACGTAGAGGCCTGCTGCGTCGTCTGCGCAGAACGCGTCTTCGTTGTTCTCGCGGCGACCGACGTGGGTGCTGGCCTGGCTGATGACGCGCATGGGCTCTGAGGCCACATCTAGCGACAGACGTGCCACGTCACCAGAGGGCGGTCCGCGCTTCGGAGCCCGCGCTTCTCGCGCCCGCAATTCCGGCGCCCTCGTGGGAGCGTGTGCCACAACGCGCAGCGCCGACACGATTGCAGGAGCGAATCGGAGCCTTTCGACCCCGGAATGCCGGCCAGCGCGGCAGCCCCTGGAACACGGACACCCCTACGGGCGATGCGCCGCCGCGCGACCAGCAGCGTTCACGCACGTGTGCGCGCCCGTTCGCGCCCGCGCTCATCGCGCTCGGTGACGCGAGCTCACCCCCGCGCGCGCCGAGGCCGAGGTCGACGGAACGTTCGGCGCCGCGCAGCGCGCGCCCCGCAAGCGGGTAAGGACCCGCGGACGTTCGGCGCCGCGCATCGCGCGCCCCGGCAAGCGGGTTGAGGACCCGCGCGCGGCCCGGGGGTCGACAGGGGGGCGCGCAGCCCCCCGGGGCAACGCAGCTCAGATGCAGACGCGGTTGCGTCCGCTGCGCTTCGCTTCGTAGAGCTTCTCGTCGGCGGCCTTGAGGAACGCGGTCACGTCCATCTCCGGCGCGAGCTCCGCCGCGCCGAGCGAGACGGTCACCGGGATCACCTCGTTCTCGAACGTGAAGCGACGCTCCTGCACGCGACGACGCAGGTCTTCCGCGATCGCCCCCGCGCCCGGCACCGGCGTCTCGGGAAGCAGCGCGCAGAACTCCTCGCCGCCGTAGCGCGCGAAGATGTCGTCGGGGCGCAGCCGGCTCTTCACGAGCGTCGCGAGCTCCTTGAGCACGTAGTCGCCCGCGAGGTGGCCGTAGGTGTCGTTGATCTTCTTGAAGTGATCGATGTCGAACATCACGGCCGAGAGCGGCCGTGCGTGCCGACGCGAGCGCGGGATCTCTCGCTCGAGCGTCTCGAGCAGATAGCGCTTGTTGTGCGCGCCGGTCAGCCCGTCGACGATCGTCATCCGATAGATCGTCTCGTGGTACTGGGCCTCGACGTCGGCGCCGCTCAGGTACTTCATGATCGTGTCGCCGATCTTCACCTGGTCGCCACGACGCAGCTGGTACTCCTTGACCAGGTCGTCGTTGACGTAGGTGCCGTTCGTCGAGTCGAGATCGACGACGTACCACGACGTGTTCCGGCGCTCGATGCGGCAGTGGCGACGCGAGACGGAGTCGTTGTCGAGGACGACGACGTTCTCCTGTCCGCGGCCGATCGTCAGCGTGTCTCGCTCGAGGACGTAGCGCTTACCGAACTGGCGCGCGTCGCTCGAGTAGATGACGACGAGACAATCGTTGCCCGCTCGACTCCCGATCTTGAGCTCTTCGAGCGGCGTGACGCGCGTCTTGATGTCGGAGTCCTGCACGATGCGCCCTGACGACCCCTGCAGTTCGAGACCCCTTCGGCTCCGTTCCTTTGGAGCCGCGTCGCTCTCGGGCCCACGCCGGGACCCCGCGACATGGATTGAGACTACGGGACTTTCCTCCGTGGCGTCAATCGCGGGAAGGGCGTGCTAGCGTCACCCGCGTGGGTGGTCAGGTCCTGCTCGCGGTGGCGGGCAACGTCGGCTCGGGCAAGACGACGCTCACCCACCGGCTCGTGTCGCGGCTCGGCTTCGTGGGGCTCTTCGAGAGCACCGAGGCCAACCCGTATCTCGCCGACTTCTACGGCGACATGCGGCGATATG includes:
- a CDS encoding PP2C family protein-serine/threonine phosphatase, whose product is MRVISQASTHVGRRENNEDAFCADDAAGLYVVADGMGGYEGGEVASRTAVDTLRKYFARMAPDGGLGLEDATDDHALARGRMDLALRIAHREICRKKVGLLAQMGSTIASVVLQQDHALIAHVGDSRVYRMRGGIFEAMTRDHSLYAEMEAAGRMSLPPRHQCSFQHVITRALGVPGDSRPDLRIERAEVGDVFVIASDGLTDVLEDEQLARWVLVEPAETLTERLVEAALAAGAHDNVTVVVARVVG
- a CDS encoding GGDEF domain-containing protein, which gives rise to MQDSDIKTRVTPLEELKIGSRAGNDCLVVIYSSDARQFGKRYVLERDTLTIGRGQENVVVLDNDSVSRRHCRIERRNTSWYVVDLDSTNGTYVNDDLVKEYQLRRGDQVKIGDTIMKYLSGADVEAQYHETIYRMTIVDGLTGAHNKRYLLETLEREIPRSRRHARPLSAVMFDIDHFKKINDTYGHLAGDYVLKELATLVKSRLRPDDIFARYGGEEFCALLPETPVPGAGAIAEDLRRRVQERRFTFENEVIPVTVSLGAAELAPEMDVTAFLKAADEKLYEAKRSGRNRVCI